The following are encoded together in the Methylorubrum sp. B1-46 genome:
- a CDS encoding cation diffusion facilitator family transporter, with the protein MAESTGAIYTAAGANLAIAAAKFVGAFLTGSTAMLAEGAHSLVDTANQLLLLVGLKRAKKPADAKHPFGYGREVYFYAFIVALFIFLGGGIFAIYEGAHKIEHPEPITDSTVFGVHLSGFWVNVAILGFAILAEGYSCLVALKAFWAEKGEHGALSAIHRSKDPSLYTILVEDVAALIGLVIAMTGVVLAHMLDKPALDGWASIGIGLVLIGMSIFLMIETHGLLIGEAADPDVVRTIQAAVREEPAVQHVNEVLTQHLGPSDILVNLSLDFADDVPAGEVERTVARLESRIKAKSRNVTRVFIEIQARKAHAAGRAPTDAPTGPDAAPPGSAVPA; encoded by the coding sequence ATGGCCGAGAGCACGGGTGCGATCTACACGGCGGCGGGCGCCAACCTCGCCATCGCGGCGGCCAAGTTCGTCGGCGCCTTCCTGACCGGTTCGACGGCGATGCTGGCCGAGGGCGCGCACTCACTGGTCGACACCGCCAACCAGCTCCTGCTGCTCGTTGGTCTGAAGCGGGCGAAGAAGCCGGCGGATGCCAAGCATCCCTTCGGCTACGGGCGCGAGGTGTATTTCTACGCCTTCATCGTCGCCCTGTTCATCTTCCTCGGCGGCGGCATCTTCGCGATCTACGAGGGCGCGCACAAGATCGAGCATCCCGAGCCCATCACCGACTCGACGGTGTTCGGCGTCCACCTGTCCGGCTTCTGGGTGAACGTCGCAATCCTCGGCTTCGCCATCCTGGCCGAGGGGTACTCGTGCCTTGTCGCGCTCAAGGCGTTCTGGGCGGAGAAAGGCGAGCACGGCGCGCTGTCGGCGATCCACCGCAGCAAGGATCCGTCACTCTACACCATCCTCGTCGAGGATGTGGCCGCGCTGATCGGCCTCGTCATCGCCATGACCGGCGTGGTGCTCGCCCACATGCTCGACAAGCCGGCGCTCGACGGCTGGGCCTCGATCGGGATCGGCCTCGTGCTGATCGGCATGTCGATCTTCCTGATGATCGAGACCCACGGCCTGCTGATCGGCGAGGCCGCCGACCCGGACGTTGTGCGCACGATCCAGGCGGCGGTGCGGGAGGAGCCGGCCGTGCAGCATGTCAACGAGGTGCTGACGCAGCATCTCGGCCCGTCCGACATCTTGGTGAACCTCAGCCTCGACTTCGCCGACGACGTACCCGCGGGCGAGGTCGAGCGGACGGTGGCGCGGCTGGAGAGCCGCATCAAGGCGAAGAGCCGCAATGTCACCCGCGTCTTCATCGAGATCCAGGCACGGAAGGCCCACGCCGCGGGTCGCGCGCCGACCGACGCGCCCACCGGCCCCGACGCGGCCCCGCCCGGTTCGGCCGTGCCGGCCTGA